Proteins from a single region of Campylobacter sputorum:
- a CDS encoding S24 family peptidase translates to MLISDNPQYKPIKIKDLEEIEILGRVIGSYDIRVKNF, encoded by the coding sequence ATGCTTATTAGTGACAATCCCCAATATAAACCTATAAAGATAAAAGATTTAGAAGAGATTGAAATTTTAGGAAGAGTAATAGGAAGTTATGATATAAGAGTTAAGAATTTCTAA
- a CDS encoding ATP-binding protein: MKNLQENLKLFYLGLKDGEPYLYKNKDLTTHATIIGMTGSGKTGLGITLLEEACIDNIPTFIIDPKGDLTNLCLTFPDMKKEDFLPYMDENEAQNASLSIDELATKTAKEWKEGIENSFQSLDRVKLFKESAEFKIYTPKSSDGIGISLLNDFNAPNLSDEESLNEYISSLTSSLLSLLGIDTNDISSREYVLISNIFLNEFKDKKDISLVNLIEFIANPPFQKVGVFGVDTFFPANDRLKLAMKLNSLIASPSFSQWRVGEKLDIRNMFFNKDGKARCNIFSIPHLSDSERMFFVTLFLNEMIAWMRTSEGTSSLRAILYMDEIFGFFPPTSNPPSKTPMLTLLKQARAFGLGVVLSTQNPVDLDYKGLSNIGTWFIGRLQTAQDKDKVISGLSGISGSNLDKTELENLLSNLPKRNFLVKNINANGLDVINTRWALSYLKGPLNKEQISNLMQDYKTPINEHKKMNFSSSKPLLSSDITQKYSYGEDLNLEPYLLANAKIRFFDSKKNIDIIKDTQMLLFLDGENSINWDDASQNLQFALQNESKENSKYSSLPSFISSLKNFSSQEKDLKDYIYRNVKLYLYSALDMTSIPNESKEEFMIRLQDKCNEILEKTTDEITAKFEKEKNKIEDKLSKAMIKLEKEKNDLKSEGINAVINIGTSILGAIFGGKIASRTSMSKVATGARSAGRVLNQKKDVEYASQSIESINEELSAIVANFENEINELKNRYDIKNIQIQEIALSPKKSDIFDEKITLVWKS; the protein is encoded by the coding sequence ATGAAAAATTTGCAAGAAAATTTAAAACTTTTTTATCTTGGATTAAAAGATGGTGAGCCATATTTGTATAAAAATAAGGACTTAACAACTCACGCTACCATTATAGGTATGACAGGAAGTGGAAAAACTGGTCTTGGAATCACGCTTTTAGAAGAAGCTTGCATTGATAATATTCCAACTTTTATTATAGATCCAAAAGGAGATCTCACAAATCTATGTCTTACATTTCCAGATATGAAAAAAGAAGATTTCTTGCCATATATGGATGAAAATGAAGCTCAAAACGCTTCTCTTAGTATTGATGAATTAGCTACGAAAACTGCAAAAGAGTGGAAAGAAGGCATAGAAAATAGTTTTCAAAGTTTAGATAGAGTTAAACTTTTTAAGGAAAGTGCAGAGTTTAAAATTTACACACCAAAAAGTTCTGATGGTATCGGAATATCATTACTTAATGATTTTAATGCGCCAAATTTAAGCGATGAAGAAAGTCTAAATGAATACATATCATCTCTTACATCATCGCTTTTATCACTACTTGGAATAGATACAAATGATATCAGCTCAAGAGAATATGTCCTTATATCAAACATTTTTTTAAACGAATTTAAAGATAAAAAAGATATCAGTCTTGTAAATTTAATAGAATTTATAGCAAATCCGCCATTTCAAAAAGTTGGAGTTTTTGGTGTAGATACATTTTTCCCAGCAAATGATAGGCTAAAACTTGCTATGAAATTAAACTCACTTATAGCAAGCCCATCATTTTCGCAGTGGAGAGTTGGAGAAAAACTAGATATAAGAAATATGTTTTTTAACAAAGATGGCAAAGCAAGGTGCAATATCTTCTCCATACCGCATTTAAGCGATAGCGAAAGAATGTTTTTTGTTACGCTTTTTTTAAACGAAATGATAGCTTGGATGAGAACAAGCGAAGGTACAAGCTCTCTTAGAGCTATTTTATATATGGATGAAATTTTTGGATTTTTCCCGCCAACTTCAAATCCACCATCTAAAACACCTATGCTTACACTTTTAAAACAAGCTCGTGCATTTGGGCTTGGCGTTGTTTTATCTACGCAAAACCCTGTAGATTTGGATTATAAAGGTCTTTCAAATATAGGAACATGGTTTATAGGAAGACTTCAAACAGCTCAGGATAAAGATAAAGTTATATCGGGACTTAGCGGAATTAGCGGTAGCAATTTAGACAAAACTGAGCTAGAAAATTTGCTTTCAAATTTACCAAAAAGAAATTTCTTGGTAAAAAATATAAACGCAAATGGGCTTGATGTAATAAATACAAGATGGGCTTTAAGTTATCTTAAGGGTCCTCTTAACAAAGAACAAATTTCAAATTTAATGCAAGATTATAAAACACCGATAAATGAACATAAAAAAATGAATTTTAGCTCATCAAAACCACTTTTATCTTCGGATATAACGCAAAAATATAGCTATGGAGAGGATTTAAATTTAGAACCTTATTTGCTGGCAAATGCAAAAATCAGATTTTTTGATAGTAAAAAAAATATAGACATTATCAAAGATACACAAATGTTACTTTTTTTAGATGGAGAAAATTCTATAAACTGGGACGATGCTTCACAAAATTTGCAATTTGCTTTACAAAATGAATCAAAAGAAAATTCAAAGTATTCATCTTTGCCATCTTTTATATCAAGCTTAAAAAACTTCAGTTCACAAGAAAAAGATCTAAAAGATTATATCTATAGAAATGTCAAACTTTACCTCTATTCGGCTCTTGATATGACTTCAATTCCAAATGAGAGCAAAGAGGAATTTATGATAAGATTGCAAGATAAATGTAATGAAATTTTAGAAAAAACTACAGATGAGATAACTGCTAAATTTGAAAAAGAGAAAAACAAAATAGAAGATAAATTATCAAAAGCGATGATAAAACTTGAAAAAGAGAAAAACGATCTAAAATCAGAAGGCATAAATGCTGTAATAAACATAGGAACTTCTATATTAGGAGCTATTTTTGGTGGAAAAATAGCATCTAGAACAAGTATGAGCAAAGTTGCAACAGGTGCAAGAAGTGCTGGGCGTGTATTAAATCAAAAAAAAGATGTAGAGTATGCAAGTCAAAGTATAGAAAGTATAAACGAAGAGCTTAGTGCGATTGTTGCAAATTTTGAAAACGAGATAAATGAATTAAAAAATAGATATGATATCAAAAATATACAAATACAAGAGATTGCATTAAGCCCTAAAAAAAGCGATATTTTTGATGAAAAAATTACATTAGTATGGAAAAGTTAA
- the plsY gene encoding glycerol-3-phosphate 1-O-acyltransferase PlsY yields MNENLVAYLVAYLIGAIPFGLILCKKFTNIDIRKEGSHSIGATNVLRVLKEHGSKEAKKAAILVVVFDALKGIIPILIGKYIFDLHITTLWSMGVFAVLGHCFSPYLKFEGGKGIATGAGVFACFLPLELIGALAVWFFVGKVLKISSLASLCALLAMVILSFIFHYDMPGINTHAPILIIAFIVTYKHIPNIKRLLSKTESKVI; encoded by the coding sequence ATGAATGAAAATTTAGTTGCGTATTTAGTTGCGTATCTCATAGGCGCGATACCTTTTGGGCTTATTTTATGTAAAAAATTTACAAATATAGATATAAGAAAAGAAGGTAGCCATAGCATAGGTGCTACAAATGTTTTAAGAGTTTTAAAAGAACATGGCTCTAAAGAAGCCAAAAAAGCAGCCATTTTAGTGGTGGTTTTTGATGCTTTAAAAGGAATAATCCCTATACTCATAGGAAAATATATTTTCGATTTACATATAACTACACTATGGAGTATGGGAGTATTTGCGGTTCTTGGACACTGCTTTTCACCATATCTTAAATTTGAAGGCGGAAAAGGTATAGCAACTGGAGCTGGTGTGTTTGCGTGTTTTTTACCGCTTGAGTTAATTGGTGCGTTAGCTGTTTGGTTTTTTGTAGGAAAAGTGCTAAAAATATCATCTCTTGCTAGTCTTTGTGCACTTCTAGCAATGGTTATTTTATCATTTATCTTTCATTATGATATGCCTGGAATCAATACTCACGCACCAATACTTATAATCGCATTTATTGTTACTTATAAGCACATTCCAAACATAAAAAGACTTTTAAGCAAAACAGAGAGTAAAGTTATATGA
- a CDS encoding dihydroneopterin aldolase, with protein sequence MKTIIKDFEFKTIIGCLEFEKEHKQIITLDIEYQSSDIIDYRLVMQEIELIYKNGKFEFVEESIKVTFEKLKLKFPNLISVKIRVIKPQALKNCKVGAMDEIVY encoded by the coding sequence ATGAAAACCATCATAAAAGACTTTGAGTTTAAAACAATCATTGGATGCTTGGAATTTGAAAAAGAGCACAAGCAAATCATTACTTTAGATATAGAATATCAAAGTAGCGATATTATTGATTATAGATTAGTTATGCAAGAAATTGAGCTAATTTATAAAAATGGTAAATTTGAATTTGTAGAAGAGTCTATAAAGGTAACTTTTGAAAAACTTAAATTAAAATTTCCAAATTTAATATCTGTTAAGATTAGAGTTATAAAGCCTCAAGCCCTTAAAAACTGCAAAGTAGGTGCTATGGATGAAATAGTTTACTGA
- the hsrA gene encoding homeostatic response regulator transcription factor HsrA, producing the protein MRILIVEDELTLNKTIVEGLQEFGYQTDSCENFKDAEYFIGIRNYDLVLTDLMLPDGDGIDLIDIIKQKSARTSVIVLSAKDNKETEIKALKIGADDFIKKPFDFDILVARIEARLRFGGTNTIKIDELTIDPDEEKIIYKGQEIELKGKPFEVLTHLARHSDQIVSKEQLLDAIWEEPELVTPNVIEVAINQIRQRMDKPLNISTIETVRRRGYRFCFPKKA; encoded by the coding sequence ATGAGAATCTTAATAGTAGAAGATGAGTTGACACTAAATAAAACTATAGTTGAAGGTCTGCAAGAATTTGGATATCAAACAGATAGTTGTGAAAACTTCAAAGATGCTGAATATTTTATAGGCATAAGAAATTATGATTTAGTTTTAACAGATTTAATGCTTCCAGATGGAGATGGAATCGATTTAATCGATATCATAAAACAAAAATCAGCAAGAACATCTGTGATAGTTTTATCTGCAAAAGATAACAAAGAAACAGAGATAAAAGCTCTAAAAATAGGTGCGGATGATTTTATAAAAAAACCATTTGATTTTGATATATTAGTTGCTAGAATAGAAGCAAGATTACGCTTTGGTGGCACAAATACAATCAAAATAGATGAACTAACAATAGACCCAGATGAAGAAAAAATCATATATAAAGGGCAAGAAATAGAACTAAAAGGCAAACCTTTTGAAGTTTTAACACATCTTGCAAGACATAGTGATCAAATCGTTTCAAAAGAGCAACTTTTAGATGCAATTTGGGAAGAACCAGAGCTTGTAACACCAAATGTCATTGAAGTTGCAATAAATCAAATCAGACAAAGAATGGACAAACCTCTTAACATATCTACAATAGAAACAGTCAGAAGACGTGGATATAGATTTTGTTTTCCAAAAAAAGCTTAA